From the genome of Deinococcus sp. AJ005, one region includes:
- the hisH gene encoding imidazole glycerol phosphate synthase subunit HisH: MSAPASARPEVLLLDYGAGNVRSAAKALERAGMRVRVSADPADVPHASALVVPGQGHFRQVMEAFETGGFHGPVTGAARAGVPLLGICVGMQMLLSDSEEAPGVPGLNLIPGTVRKFTAAPGHKVPQMGWNALERVGDSPLLRGLNGLAYAYFVHSYYVPADMAVQHGALADYGVPFWAALSVGNLHATQFHPEKSGAVGLALLERFRQNVLG, translated from the coding sequence GTGAGCGCGCCCGCCTCAGCCCGCCCCGAAGTCCTTCTGCTGGACTACGGCGCAGGCAATGTCCGCAGCGCGGCCAAGGCGCTGGAACGGGCCGGAATGCGGGTGCGTGTCTCTGCTGATCCCGCAGACGTGCCGCACGCCTCCGCGCTGGTGGTGCCCGGCCAGGGCCACTTCCGACAGGTCATGGAAGCTTTTGAGACGGGCGGCTTTCACGGCCCCGTCACCGGTGCAGCGCGGGCGGGTGTGCCGCTCCTCGGCATCTGCGTGGGCATGCAGATGCTCCTGAGCGACTCCGAGGAAGCGCCGGGAGTCCCGGGCCTGAACCTGATTCCCGGCACCGTCCGCAAGTTCACCGCTGCCCCCGGCCATAAGGTGCCGCAGATGGGCTGGAACGCCCTGGAACGCGTGGGGGATTCGCCGCTACTGCGGGGGCTGAATGGTCTGGCCTACGCCTACTTTGTCCACAGTTATTACGTGCCAGCCGACATGGCGGTGCAGCACGGTGCACTCGCTGATTACGGCGTCCCCTTCTGGGCAGCCCTCAGCGTGGGCAATCTGCACGCCACCCAGTTCCACCCAGA